A window of the Tripterygium wilfordii isolate XIE 37 chromosome 12, ASM1340144v1, whole genome shotgun sequence genome harbors these coding sequences:
- the LOC120011253 gene encoding F-box/kelch-repeat protein At3g23880-like → MRVQFRSVGNRNLLRCQKFVSTIRRDGALDLAILEEEERWGIRSSVAASETKVSSLSCASLLLFFRCGKLKQNQSHTLYASNLPETLMLHRRQETMVGDEESLKKRKIKGISIVDISEDLLVEILSRLTVESLMQLRCVCKAWRDFIRRPDFISKHYLMQTTLRNVNLIVSHERSFFSLLSSCSDVDDTLRVTETIKIEDENFLRDLYVMGPCNGLICLAHKSNIHRIFLWNPATREYKHLPLSTVESRPRSEDGTLGFDFDSKNDDFKVLRIPTIRRGGYRGFNCIHQVELYSLKSDSWKQISVVGMIPSNIYVEWSNVYHAGIQYWWAELKYVQMLLSFDFVDEVFELVPYVGARHNIMSTLDLGIFNGSLASSHGELGCKRRGKCFDIGVMTEHQVKDRWVRMIRIGPFPEFKRPLGFWKNSVVFSQSHSLILYDMNTQKLKNVPVASSFPRCDMAVANYVENLVPIKGSRKENDSR, encoded by the exons atgaGGGTTCAATTTCGGTCAGTTGGTAACCGGAATTTGCTTAGGTGTCAAAAATTTGTCTCAACGATA AGGAGAGATGGGGCATTAGATCTGGCTATCCTAGAGGAAGAGGAGAGATGGGGCATCAGATCTTCAGTCGCAGCATCAGAGACCAAGGTTTCAT ctCTTTCCTGCGCTTCTCTCCTTCTATTTTTCCGATGTgggaaattgaaacaaaaccaatcTCATACATTGTATGCTTCAAATTTACCGGAGACGCTGATGCTCCACCGACGCCAAGAGACGATGGTGGGGGATGAAGAAAGCCTGAAGAAACGAAAGATCAAAGGCATTTCCATTGTGGATATTTCGGAAGATTTGCTGGTGGAAATTTTATCGAGGCTTACGGTGGAGTCACTGATGCAATTGAGGTGCGTTTGCAAAGCTTGGCGTGATTTTATTCGAAGACCAGACTTTATTTCCAAGCACTATTTGATGCAAACCACTCTACGGAACGTCAATCTCATTGTGAGTCATGAACGTAGTTTCTTTTCCTTGCTCTCTTCTTGTTCTGACGTTGATGACACGCTTAGGGTTACAGAAACCATTAAAATAGAGGACGAAAATTTTCTGAGGGACTTATATGTGATGGGTCCCTGTAACGGCTTGATTTGTCTGGCTCACAAATCTAATATCCACAGAATTTTTCTCTGGAATCCGGCAACCAGAGAGTATAAGCATCTTCCTTTGTCCACGGTGGAATCGCGACCTCGTTCTGAGGATGGCACCTTAGGGTTTGATTTTGACAGCAAGAATGACGACTTTAAGGTGCTAAGGATTCCTACTATACGCCGCGGCGGTTACAGGGGTTTTAATTGTATCCATCAAGTTGAGTTATACTCTTTGAAGAGTGATTCTTGGAAACAAATTTCTGTGGTTGGCATGATTCCCAGTAATATTTATGTTGAATGGTCTAATGTTTACCATGCTGGAATTCAGTATTGGTGGGCTGAATTGAAGTATGTTCAGATGCTCCTGTCTTTTGACTTTGTAGATGAAGTGTTTGAACTAGTACCATATGTTGGAGCTCGACATAATATCATGTCTACGCTTGACCTTGGGATCTTCAATGGATCTCTTGCTTCTAGTCATGGTGAATTGGGGTGTAAGCGTAGAGGGAAGTGCTTTGATATAGGGGTGATGACTGAGCACCAAGTTAAGGATCGTTGGGTCAGAATGATACGTATTGGACCCTTTCCAGAATTTAAAAGGCCTTTGGGATTTTGGAAGAATAGTGTTGTGTTTTCACAAAGTCATAGCCTGATCCTGTATGATATGAACACACAAAAGCTGAAGAATGTTCCAGTTGCTTCTAGTTTTCCTAGATGCGATATGGCGGTTGCGAATTATGTGGAAAATCTTGTTCCAATCAAGGGCAGTCGGAAAGAGAACGATAGTCGATAG
- the LOC120011162 gene encoding auxin-responsive protein IAA8-like — protein sequence MEKISSSSSSYTRSIEDHNNNNKASLNFRETELRLGLPGSQSFGKKVLLFGKDLEKSTNGYPISPLKNLVPGAKRGFSDWVFSGSNGSEADTRKSGVLLSPKGGFESSLAKTGCMPHSPKPVKENDSDKVPSANENTVAPDAKAQVVGWPPVRSFRKNIMSSNLAKNSDEAEGKSGYGGLYVKVSMDGAPYLRKVDFKTYSNYAELSSALEKMFDGFTIGQCGSHGLPGQEGLSQSRLMDILHGSEYVLTYEDKDGDWMLVGDVPWKMFTESCRRLRIMKGAEAIGLAPRAMEKCKSRN from the exons ATGGAGAAAATCTCCTCTTCCTCATCCTCCTATACCCGTTCAATTGAAGACCacaataacaacaacaaagCTTCTCTTAACTTCAGAGAAACTGAGTTGAGACTTGGCTTGCCTGGGTCTCAATCTTTTGGGAAAAAGGTCTTACTTTTTGGCAAAGATTTGGAAAAGAGCACCAATGGGTATCCAATTAGCCCTTTGAAGAACCTGGTACCCGGGGCTAAAAGGGGTTTCTCTGATTGGGTTTTTTCTGGGAGTAATGGATCTGAGGCTGATACGAGAAAAAGTGGTGTTTTGTTGTCTCCAAAGGGTGGTTTTGAGAGTTCACTTGCAAAGACTGGTTGTATGCCTCATTCTCCTAAGCCAGTTAAAGAGAATGATAGTGACAAAGTTCCTTCAGCAAATGAGAATACTGTTGCTCCAGATGCGAA GGCACAGGTGGTAGGATGGCCACCAGTTCGATCATTCCGTAAGAACATCATGTCCTCAAATTTGGCAAAGAATAGTGATGAGGCGGAAGGGAAGTCAGGATATGGAGGCCTTTATGTAAAGGTTAGCATGGATGGTGCTCCATACCTAAGAAAGGTTGACTTCAAAACATACAGCAACTACGCGGAGCTTTCATCAGCTCTTGAGAAGATGTTTGATGGCTTCACCATTG GGCAATGTGGTTCGCATGGACTTCCTGGGCAAGAGGGCTTGAGTCAGAGCCGTTTAATGGATATTCTCCATGGATCTGAGTATGTTCTTACATATGAAGATAAGGATGGTGATTGGATGCTTGTTGGTGATGTTCCTTGGAA GATGTTCACGGAGTCATGTAGGAGACTGAGGATCATGAAAGGTGCAGAGGCGATTGGGTTGG CTCCAAGGGCCATGGAGAAATGCAAGAGCCGAAATTag
- the LOC120011161 gene encoding uncharacterized protein LOC120011161, with translation MLERVLSTRLRGPSPHSDDPAAESADENAAVDESKTKRQHISLLASNYMSHVGHLWPGPCLVLCLLVVVLLITSLHFQSRSLVCSSAYDRSGVGFFGLDGLDSDFGGLGVPRCRSKHGKTVEWTSKDLQKGLQEFVPIYEMRPIKNNLYGMGFDHSFGLWFIARWLKPDLMIESGAFKGHSTWVLRQAMPETQIISLSPRHPEKYLKKGPAYVDGNCTYFAGKDFNDFESVDWKSVMKKHGITDLARVLIFFDDHHNELKRIKQALKAGFRHLVFEDNYDTGTGDHYSLRQICDQLYIRGGGHSCFKDSDEARIRSKRKKFWEKAVDINELCGPGEAWWGVKGYMRDDFNHSNQPISYEEHFQNSLFLESILDVYWELPPVAGPSLTHQTRYDPARAVTPIVEDGRYGSFQRLGLSRLDTSVFNGYTQMVYVQISEP, from the exons ATGCTCGAACGCGTCCTCTCCACGCGACTCCGTGGTCCGTCTCCTCACTCCGACGACCCTGCTGCTGAATCCGCCGACGAGAATGCTGCTGTCGATGAATCCAAGACCAAGAGGCAACATATCTCGCTCTTGGCCTCCAATTATATGTCCCACGTCGGCCACCTCTGGCCTGGTCCCTGTCTCGTCCTCTGCCTCCTAGTCGTTGTTCTCTTAATCACTTCGTTGCACTTTCAGTCTCGCAGTCTCGTCTGTTCGTCCGCGTACGACAGGTCTGGCGTTGGATTTTTCGGGCTCGATGGGCTCGATTCGGACTTCGGAGGGCTTGGAGTGCCCCGGT GCAGatcgaaacatggaaaaacagTTGAATGGACATCAAAAGATTTGCAGAAGGGTTTGCAGGAGTTTGTACCAATTTATGAAATGCGTCCAATAAAAAATAACCTGTATGGGATGGGTTTTGACCACAGCTTTGGGCTTTGGTTTATTGCTCGATGGCTGAAGCCTGATCTGATGATTGAGAGTGGTGCATTCAAAGGGCATTCAACTTGGGTCTTGCGGCAGGCCATGCCAGAAACACAAATTATATCACTCTCACCTCGGCATCCTGAGAAATATCTGAAGAAGGGGCCTGCTTATGTTGATGGAAATTGTACATACTTTGCTGGAAAGGATTTTAATGATTTTGAGAGTGTTGATTGGAAGAGTGTGATGAAGAAACATGGCATTACTGACCTTGCTCGagttcttattttctttgatgatCATCATAATGAATTGAAAAG AATTAAGCAAGCGTTGAAGGCTGGGTTTCGGCATCTTGTTTTTGAGGATAACTATGATACTGGAACCGGGGACCACTATTCCTTGAGGCAGATATGTGATCAGTTATATATAAGAG GAGGTGGACATAGTTGCTTTAAAGATAGCGACGAAGCCAGGATTAGATCAAAAAGGAAGAAATTTTGGGAGAAGGCAGTGGATATAAATGAACTGTGTGGACCTGGTGAAGCATGGTGGGGTGTTAAAGGGTATATGAGGGACGACTTTAACCACAGCAATCAGCCAATTTCCTACGAGGAACATTTCCAAAACAGTCTGTTCCTTGAATCAATACTTGATGTTTATTGGGAGCTTCCTCCAGTTGCTGGTCCTTCTCTCACTCATCAGACACGTTATGATCCTGCTCGTGCTGTTACTCCTATTGTTGAAGATGGCCGGTATGGCTCATTCCAGAGGCTTGGTCTAAGTAGGCTTGATACTTCAGTTTTTAATGGATATACACAGATGGTATATGTTCAAATTTCTGAACCATGA
- the LOC120010806 gene encoding uncharacterized protein LOC120010806 isoform X2 has product MIASRSLCLLRINRVINFTNTYAKPVQRICSVHTLSSGQRMGGAKDKVGALDRNRKRKTVNPVWRPISTQANSVEGSLVKDVTVESEYGNQYQEVQCSTSSNLSKAPNAIDVTETIKEIASSTLSSGSLQGNTEVGPSEGVPILSADMHTLLVEVGASLIRFIKGKGGSTQREIEADMGVKIIFPSSKKDNFAVKSPNLDYSHFVSLPLAIHPELVDKLLSFQNIVLGNSNDCLDGNHDTDSDEVTSDNENEGQQLDKRPDVAVELKVQSDHEHVKVDLTSIPFVSYLPKASKSSVTGRITGKPTDLGIDKSIFIQPRTFHLTVLMLKLWNKDRVDAAAEVLKSVSSKAKDALDNRPVFVRLKGLDCMRGSLAKARVLYAPVEEIGNEDRLMRACQVIIDAFVEAGLVLEKVSKPKLKLHATVMNARHRKGKNRNKKFDSFDARGIFKQFGTEEWGEYLIREAHLSQRFVFDESGYYHCCASIPFPENMQVD; this is encoded by the exons ATGATTGCTTCCAGGTCTCTCTGCCTCCTCAG GATCAATCGAGTTATAAATTTTACCAATACGTATGCAAAACCAGTTCAG AGAATCTGCTCAGTTCACACTTTGAGCTCTGGTCAGAGGATGGGTGGTGCAAAAGACAAGGTAGGTGCTCTGGACAGAAACAGAAAACGGAAAACAGTTAATCCTGTATGGAGACCAATATCTACGCAAGCCAATTCTGTTGAAg GATCCTTGGTTAAAGATGTTACTGTTGAGTCGGAATATggaaatcaatatcaagaagtCCAATGTAGCACTTCAAGCAACCTTTCAAAGGCTCCTAATGCCATAGATGTCACTGAAACTATAAAAGAAATAGCCAGTTCAACTCTCAGTTCTGGCTCCCTGCAGGGTAATACTGAAGTTGGACCTTCGGAAGGAGTGCCCATACTTTCTGCTGATATGCATACACTTTTGGTTGAG GTGGGAGCGTCTCTTATTCGATTTATTAAGGGAAAAGG GGGGTCTACACAGAGGGAAATTGAAGCGGATATGGGAGTTAAGATCATCTTCCCATCATCGAAAAAGGACAACTTT GCAGTCAAGAGCCCCAATCTGGATTACTCTCACTTTGTCTCTCTTCCATTGGCAATACACCCTGAGTTGGTTGATAAGCTTCTCAGTTTTCAGAATATCGTACTTGGAAACAGCAATGATTGCCTAGATGGGAATCATGACACTGATTCTGATGAAGTTACTTCTGACAATGAAAATGAAGGACAACAACTAGATAAAAGACCTGATGTTGCGGTTGAACTTAAAGTTCAAAGTGATCATGAGCATGTTAAAGTGGATCTAACTAGCATACCTTTTGTTAGTTACCtacctaaagcatcaaagtcttCTGTAACTG GGAGAATCACTGGTAAGCCGACAGATTTGGGTATCGACAAATCCATATTCATTCAACCAAGAACTTTTCACTTAACCGTGCTCATGTTGAAGCTGTGGAACAAGGACCGGGTTGATGCAGCAGCTGAGGTTTTGAAg AGTGTCTCCTCAAAGGCGAAGGATGCATTGGATAATCGGCCTGTTTTTGTTAGGCTTAAGGGTCTG GATTGCATGAGGGGCTCTTTGGCAAAAGCACGTGTACTTTATGCACCTGTGGAAGAAATTGGCAATGAGGACCGACTTATGCGTGCCTGTC AAGTCATTATTGATGCTTTTGTTGAGGCCGGCCTTGTTTTGGAGAAAGTCTCTAAACCGAAGTTGAAG TTGCATGCTACCGTTATGAATGCCAGGCATAGGAAAGG GAAGAACCGAAATAAAAAGTTTGATTCCTTTGATGCACGAGGCATTTTCAAGCAGTTTGGAACTGAGGAATGGGGGGAGTATCTTATCCGTGAAGCTCATCTTTCACAAAGGTTTGTGTTTGATGAGAGCGGATATTATCACTGCTGTGCATCAATACCATTTCCTGAAAACATGCAAGTAGACTGA
- the LOC120010806 gene encoding uncharacterized protein LOC120010806 isoform X1 produces MIASRSLCLLRINRVINFTNTYAKPVQRICSVHTLSSGQRMGGAKDKVGALDRNRKRKTVNPVWRPISTQANSVEGSLVKDVTVESEYGNQYQEVQCSTSSNLSKAPNAIDVTETIKEIASSTLSSGSLQGNTEVGPSEGVPILSADMHTLLVEVGASLIRFIKGKGGSTQREIEADMGVKIIFPSSKKDNFVTIEGISIEGVTRASEKIQAIIDEAVKSPNLDYSHFVSLPLAIHPELVDKLLSFQNIVLGNSNDCLDGNHDTDSDEVTSDNENEGQQLDKRPDVAVELKVQSDHEHVKVDLTSIPFVSYLPKASKSSVTGRITGKPTDLGIDKSIFIQPRTFHLTVLMLKLWNKDRVDAAAEVLKSVSSKAKDALDNRPVFVRLKGLDCMRGSLAKARVLYAPVEEIGNEDRLMRACQVIIDAFVEAGLVLEKVSKPKLKLHATVMNARHRKGKNRNKKFDSFDARGIFKQFGTEEWGEYLIREAHLSQRFVFDESGYYHCCASIPFPENMQVD; encoded by the exons ATGATTGCTTCCAGGTCTCTCTGCCTCCTCAG GATCAATCGAGTTATAAATTTTACCAATACGTATGCAAAACCAGTTCAG AGAATCTGCTCAGTTCACACTTTGAGCTCTGGTCAGAGGATGGGTGGTGCAAAAGACAAGGTAGGTGCTCTGGACAGAAACAGAAAACGGAAAACAGTTAATCCTGTATGGAGACCAATATCTACGCAAGCCAATTCTGTTGAAg GATCCTTGGTTAAAGATGTTACTGTTGAGTCGGAATATggaaatcaatatcaagaagtCCAATGTAGCACTTCAAGCAACCTTTCAAAGGCTCCTAATGCCATAGATGTCACTGAAACTATAAAAGAAATAGCCAGTTCAACTCTCAGTTCTGGCTCCCTGCAGGGTAATACTGAAGTTGGACCTTCGGAAGGAGTGCCCATACTTTCTGCTGATATGCATACACTTTTGGTTGAG GTGGGAGCGTCTCTTATTCGATTTATTAAGGGAAAAGG GGGGTCTACACAGAGGGAAATTGAAGCGGATATGGGAGTTAAGATCATCTTCCCATCATCGAAAAAGGACAACTTTGTTA CCATTGAGGGCATCTCAATAGAGGGTGTGACTAGAGCTTCAGAAAAGATACAAGCTATAATTGATGAG GCAGTCAAGAGCCCCAATCTGGATTACTCTCACTTTGTCTCTCTTCCATTGGCAATACACCCTGAGTTGGTTGATAAGCTTCTCAGTTTTCAGAATATCGTACTTGGAAACAGCAATGATTGCCTAGATGGGAATCATGACACTGATTCTGATGAAGTTACTTCTGACAATGAAAATGAAGGACAACAACTAGATAAAAGACCTGATGTTGCGGTTGAACTTAAAGTTCAAAGTGATCATGAGCATGTTAAAGTGGATCTAACTAGCATACCTTTTGTTAGTTACCtacctaaagcatcaaagtcttCTGTAACTG GGAGAATCACTGGTAAGCCGACAGATTTGGGTATCGACAAATCCATATTCATTCAACCAAGAACTTTTCACTTAACCGTGCTCATGTTGAAGCTGTGGAACAAGGACCGGGTTGATGCAGCAGCTGAGGTTTTGAAg AGTGTCTCCTCAAAGGCGAAGGATGCATTGGATAATCGGCCTGTTTTTGTTAGGCTTAAGGGTCTG GATTGCATGAGGGGCTCTTTGGCAAAAGCACGTGTACTTTATGCACCTGTGGAAGAAATTGGCAATGAGGACCGACTTATGCGTGCCTGTC AAGTCATTATTGATGCTTTTGTTGAGGCCGGCCTTGTTTTGGAGAAAGTCTCTAAACCGAAGTTGAAG TTGCATGCTACCGTTATGAATGCCAGGCATAGGAAAGG GAAGAACCGAAATAAAAAGTTTGATTCCTTTGATGCACGAGGCATTTTCAAGCAGTTTGGAACTGAGGAATGGGGGGAGTATCTTATCCGTGAAGCTCATCTTTCACAAAGGTTTGTGTTTGATGAGAGCGGATATTATCACTGCTGTGCATCAATACCATTTCCTGAAAACATGCAAGTAGACTGA
- the LOC120010806 gene encoding uncharacterized protein LOC120010806 isoform X4, whose amino-acid sequence MIASRSLCLLRINRVINFTNTYAKPVQRICSVHTLSSGQRMGGAKDKVGALDRNRKRKTVNPVWRPISTQANSVEGSLVKDVTVESEYGNQYQEVQCSTSSNLSKAPNAIDVTETIKEIASSTLSSGSLQGNTEVGPSEGVPILSADMHTLLVEVGASLIRFIKGKGGSTQREIEADMGVKIIFPSSKKDNFVTIEGISIEGVTRASEKIQAIIDEAVKSPNLDYSHFVSLPLAIHPELVDKLLSFQNIVLGNSNDCLDGNHDTDSDEVTSDNENEGQQLDKRPDVAVELKVQSDHEHVKVDLTSIPFVSYLPKASKSSVTGRITGKPTDLGIDKSIFIQPRTFHLTVLMLKLWNKDRVDAAAEVLKSVSSKAKDALDNRPVFVRLKGLLHATVMNARHRKGKNRNKKFDSFDARGIFKQFGTEEWGEYLIREAHLSQRFVFDESGYYHCCASIPFPENMQVD is encoded by the exons ATGATTGCTTCCAGGTCTCTCTGCCTCCTCAG GATCAATCGAGTTATAAATTTTACCAATACGTATGCAAAACCAGTTCAG AGAATCTGCTCAGTTCACACTTTGAGCTCTGGTCAGAGGATGGGTGGTGCAAAAGACAAGGTAGGTGCTCTGGACAGAAACAGAAAACGGAAAACAGTTAATCCTGTATGGAGACCAATATCTACGCAAGCCAATTCTGTTGAAg GATCCTTGGTTAAAGATGTTACTGTTGAGTCGGAATATggaaatcaatatcaagaagtCCAATGTAGCACTTCAAGCAACCTTTCAAAGGCTCCTAATGCCATAGATGTCACTGAAACTATAAAAGAAATAGCCAGTTCAACTCTCAGTTCTGGCTCCCTGCAGGGTAATACTGAAGTTGGACCTTCGGAAGGAGTGCCCATACTTTCTGCTGATATGCATACACTTTTGGTTGAG GTGGGAGCGTCTCTTATTCGATTTATTAAGGGAAAAGG GGGGTCTACACAGAGGGAAATTGAAGCGGATATGGGAGTTAAGATCATCTTCCCATCATCGAAAAAGGACAACTTTGTTA CCATTGAGGGCATCTCAATAGAGGGTGTGACTAGAGCTTCAGAAAAGATACAAGCTATAATTGATGAG GCAGTCAAGAGCCCCAATCTGGATTACTCTCACTTTGTCTCTCTTCCATTGGCAATACACCCTGAGTTGGTTGATAAGCTTCTCAGTTTTCAGAATATCGTACTTGGAAACAGCAATGATTGCCTAGATGGGAATCATGACACTGATTCTGATGAAGTTACTTCTGACAATGAAAATGAAGGACAACAACTAGATAAAAGACCTGATGTTGCGGTTGAACTTAAAGTTCAAAGTGATCATGAGCATGTTAAAGTGGATCTAACTAGCATACCTTTTGTTAGTTACCtacctaaagcatcaaagtcttCTGTAACTG GGAGAATCACTGGTAAGCCGACAGATTTGGGTATCGACAAATCCATATTCATTCAACCAAGAACTTTTCACTTAACCGTGCTCATGTTGAAGCTGTGGAACAAGGACCGGGTTGATGCAGCAGCTGAGGTTTTGAAg AGTGTCTCCTCAAAGGCGAAGGATGCATTGGATAATCGGCCTGTTTTTGTTAGGCTTAAGGGTCTG TTGCATGCTACCGTTATGAATGCCAGGCATAGGAAAGG GAAGAACCGAAATAAAAAGTTTGATTCCTTTGATGCACGAGGCATTTTCAAGCAGTTTGGAACTGAGGAATGGGGGGAGTATCTTATCCGTGAAGCTCATCTTTCACAAAGGTTTGTGTTTGATGAGAGCGGATATTATCACTGCTGTGCATCAATACCATTTCCTGAAAACATGCAAGTAGACTGA
- the LOC120010806 gene encoding uncharacterized protein LOC120010806 isoform X3: MGGAKDKVGALDRNRKRKTVNPVWRPISTQANSVEGSLVKDVTVESEYGNQYQEVQCSTSSNLSKAPNAIDVTETIKEIASSTLSSGSLQGNTEVGPSEGVPILSADMHTLLVEVGASLIRFIKGKGGSTQREIEADMGVKIIFPSSKKDNFVTIEGISIEGVTRASEKIQAIIDEAVKSPNLDYSHFVSLPLAIHPELVDKLLSFQNIVLGNSNDCLDGNHDTDSDEVTSDNENEGQQLDKRPDVAVELKVQSDHEHVKVDLTSIPFVSYLPKASKSSVTGRITGKPTDLGIDKSIFIQPRTFHLTVLMLKLWNKDRVDAAAEVLKSVSSKAKDALDNRPVFVRLKGLDCMRGSLAKARVLYAPVEEIGNEDRLMRACQVIIDAFVEAGLVLEKVSKPKLKLHATVMNARHRKGKNRNKKFDSFDARGIFKQFGTEEWGEYLIREAHLSQRFVFDESGYYHCCASIPFPENMQVD, from the exons ATGGGTGGTGCAAAAGACAAGGTAGGTGCTCTGGACAGAAACAGAAAACGGAAAACAGTTAATCCTGTATGGAGACCAATATCTACGCAAGCCAATTCTGTTGAAg GATCCTTGGTTAAAGATGTTACTGTTGAGTCGGAATATggaaatcaatatcaagaagtCCAATGTAGCACTTCAAGCAACCTTTCAAAGGCTCCTAATGCCATAGATGTCACTGAAACTATAAAAGAAATAGCCAGTTCAACTCTCAGTTCTGGCTCCCTGCAGGGTAATACTGAAGTTGGACCTTCGGAAGGAGTGCCCATACTTTCTGCTGATATGCATACACTTTTGGTTGAG GTGGGAGCGTCTCTTATTCGATTTATTAAGGGAAAAGG GGGGTCTACACAGAGGGAAATTGAAGCGGATATGGGAGTTAAGATCATCTTCCCATCATCGAAAAAGGACAACTTTGTTA CCATTGAGGGCATCTCAATAGAGGGTGTGACTAGAGCTTCAGAAAAGATACAAGCTATAATTGATGAG GCAGTCAAGAGCCCCAATCTGGATTACTCTCACTTTGTCTCTCTTCCATTGGCAATACACCCTGAGTTGGTTGATAAGCTTCTCAGTTTTCAGAATATCGTACTTGGAAACAGCAATGATTGCCTAGATGGGAATCATGACACTGATTCTGATGAAGTTACTTCTGACAATGAAAATGAAGGACAACAACTAGATAAAAGACCTGATGTTGCGGTTGAACTTAAAGTTCAAAGTGATCATGAGCATGTTAAAGTGGATCTAACTAGCATACCTTTTGTTAGTTACCtacctaaagcatcaaagtcttCTGTAACTG GGAGAATCACTGGTAAGCCGACAGATTTGGGTATCGACAAATCCATATTCATTCAACCAAGAACTTTTCACTTAACCGTGCTCATGTTGAAGCTGTGGAACAAGGACCGGGTTGATGCAGCAGCTGAGGTTTTGAAg AGTGTCTCCTCAAAGGCGAAGGATGCATTGGATAATCGGCCTGTTTTTGTTAGGCTTAAGGGTCTG GATTGCATGAGGGGCTCTTTGGCAAAAGCACGTGTACTTTATGCACCTGTGGAAGAAATTGGCAATGAGGACCGACTTATGCGTGCCTGTC AAGTCATTATTGATGCTTTTGTTGAGGCCGGCCTTGTTTTGGAGAAAGTCTCTAAACCGAAGTTGAAG TTGCATGCTACCGTTATGAATGCCAGGCATAGGAAAGG GAAGAACCGAAATAAAAAGTTTGATTCCTTTGATGCACGAGGCATTTTCAAGCAGTTTGGAACTGAGGAATGGGGGGAGTATCTTATCCGTGAAGCTCATCTTTCACAAAGGTTTGTGTTTGATGAGAGCGGATATTATCACTGCTGTGCATCAATACCATTTCCTGAAAACATGCAAGTAGACTGA